One genomic region from Streptomyces venezuelae encodes:
- a CDS encoding PotD/PotF family extracellular solute-binding protein has product MEQYEPESLSAAQLAAMRRSMTSGRGALSRRSMLRAGGVGALTVGGLAGLSACGIPPAKREGQGPASTDVSAKEKSLAFSNWTEYMDISEDEKSRPTLEAFTKRTGIKVKYTEDINDNVEFFGKIKPQLAAGQDTGRDLICVTDWLAARMIRLGWAQKLDPSNLPNAYANLSAQFRRPDWDPGRAYSYPWTGISTVIAYNSKATGGKKVDSVTQLLDDPSLKGRVGFLTEMRDTVGMTLLDMGKDPGKFTDAEYDEAIGRLQKGVDKKQIRRFTGNDYTSDLDKGDLAACLAWAGDVIQLQADNPDIKFAIPSAGYITSSDNLLVPAQARHKTNAEKLIDYYYELPVAAQLAAYINYVCPVDGVKDELAKIDPELASNTLILPDKAMAKKSRAFRSLTSAEETAYEEKFAKLIGA; this is encoded by the coding sequence ATGGAGCAGTACGAGCCCGAAAGCCTGTCCGCCGCGCAGCTGGCGGCTATGCGGCGCAGCATGACGAGCGGCCGCGGCGCACTCAGCCGCCGTTCGATGCTGCGCGCGGGCGGCGTAGGCGCGCTCACGGTCGGCGGTCTCGCCGGCCTGAGCGCCTGTGGCATCCCGCCGGCCAAGCGGGAGGGACAAGGTCCCGCCTCCACCGACGTCTCGGCCAAGGAGAAGAGCCTCGCCTTCTCCAACTGGACCGAGTACATGGACATCAGCGAGGACGAGAAGTCGCGTCCCACGCTCGAGGCGTTCACGAAACGCACCGGGATCAAGGTCAAGTACACCGAGGACATCAACGACAACGTCGAGTTCTTCGGCAAGATCAAGCCGCAGCTCGCGGCCGGCCAGGACACCGGCCGCGACCTGATCTGCGTCACCGACTGGCTCGCCGCCCGGATGATCCGGCTGGGCTGGGCGCAGAAGCTCGACCCCTCGAACCTGCCCAACGCCTACGCGAACCTCTCCGCCCAGTTCCGGCGCCCCGACTGGGACCCGGGCCGCGCCTATTCGTACCCGTGGACGGGCATCTCCACCGTCATCGCGTACAACTCCAAGGCGACCGGCGGCAAGAAGGTCGACTCGGTCACCCAGCTCCTCGACGACCCCTCCCTCAAGGGCCGGGTCGGCTTCCTCACCGAGATGCGCGACACCGTCGGCATGACCCTCCTCGACATGGGCAAGGACCCGGGGAAGTTCACCGACGCCGAGTACGACGAGGCGATAGGCCGGCTCCAGAAGGGCGTCGACAAGAAGCAGATACGTCGCTTCACGGGCAACGACTACACCTCCGACCTGGACAAGGGCGACCTGGCGGCCTGCCTCGCCTGGGCCGGTGACGTCATCCAGCTCCAGGCGGACAACCCGGACATCAAGTTCGCCATCCCGTCCGCCGGATACATCACCTCCAGCGACAACCTGCTCGTCCCCGCCCAGGCCAGGCACAAGACCAACGCCGAGAAGCTCATCGACTACTACTACGAGCTTCCCGTCGCCGCACAGCTCGCCGCGTACATCAACTACGTCTGCCCCGTCGACGGAGTGAAGGACGAGCTCGCCAAGATCGACCCCGAGCTCGCGAGCAACACGCTGATCCTCCCGGACAAGGCCATGGCCAAGAAGTCGCGCGCCTTCCGCTCGCTCACCAGCGCGGAGGAGACGGCGTACGAGGAGAAGTTCGCCAAGCTCATCGGCGCCTGA
- a CDS encoding gamma-aminobutyraldehyde dehydrogenase, with product MGNRFQVTDRFADGAQYIGGRLRAGTSDREHTIINPATGEDVYTYRLASVADVDEAVAAAKAAFPGWSGATPGERSDALHRFAGVLADWAEDIARVESLQAGKPLRLTTEFDVPGTIDNTAFFAGAARHLQGQAAAEYSGDHTSYIRREAIGVIGSIAPWNYPLQMAAWKILPAIAAGNTIVLKPAEITPLTSLMFAQAATEAGIPDGVINIVSGSGRVVGEHLVGHPDVVMTSFTGSTPVGKRVAEVATATVKRLHLELGGKAPFVVFDDADLEAAANGAVAASLINTGQDCTAATRAYVQRPLFDAFVARVAELMESVRVGDPFEATTDLGPLVSHAQRDSVAGFVERARGYATVVAGGEAPGGDLKDGAYYRPTLIIGAAQDSEVVQSEIFGPVLVALPFDSDDEGIRLANDTPYGLAASAWSRDVYRANRATRELRAGCVWVNDHIPIISEMPHGGTKASGYGKDMSVYSFEEYTQVKHVMFDNTAVAAKDWHRTIFGDR from the coding sequence ATGGGCAACCGCTTCCAGGTGACGGACCGCTTCGCGGACGGCGCACAGTACATCGGCGGACGGCTCCGGGCCGGAACCTCCGACCGAGAACACACGATCATCAACCCCGCGACCGGCGAGGACGTCTACACCTACCGCCTCGCCTCCGTCGCCGACGTCGACGAGGCCGTCGCCGCCGCCAAGGCCGCCTTCCCCGGCTGGTCGGGCGCCACCCCGGGCGAGCGCTCCGACGCCCTCCACCGCTTCGCCGGGGTCCTCGCCGACTGGGCCGAGGACATCGCACGGGTCGAGTCGCTCCAGGCGGGCAAGCCGCTCCGGCTCACCACCGAGTTCGACGTACCGGGCACCATCGACAACACCGCCTTCTTCGCCGGCGCCGCCCGCCACCTCCAGGGCCAGGCGGCCGCCGAGTACAGCGGTGACCACACCTCGTACATCCGCCGCGAGGCGATCGGCGTCATCGGCTCCATCGCCCCCTGGAACTACCCGCTCCAGATGGCTGCCTGGAAGATCCTCCCGGCGATCGCCGCCGGCAACACGATCGTCCTGAAGCCCGCCGAGATCACCCCGCTGACCTCGCTGATGTTCGCGCAGGCCGCGACCGAGGCCGGCATCCCCGACGGCGTCATCAACATCGTCAGCGGCTCCGGGCGGGTCGTCGGCGAGCACCTCGTCGGCCACCCCGACGTCGTCATGACCTCCTTCACCGGCTCCACCCCGGTCGGCAAGCGCGTCGCCGAGGTCGCCACCGCGACCGTGAAGCGGCTCCACCTCGAACTCGGCGGCAAGGCCCCCTTCGTCGTCTTCGACGACGCCGACCTGGAGGCCGCCGCCAACGGCGCCGTCGCCGCCTCCCTCATCAACACCGGCCAGGACTGCACCGCCGCCACGCGCGCCTACGTCCAGCGCCCCCTCTTCGACGCCTTCGTCGCCCGCGTCGCCGAACTGATGGAGTCCGTCCGCGTCGGCGACCCCTTCGAGGCCACCACCGACCTCGGCCCGCTGGTCAGCCACGCCCAGCGCGACAGCGTCGCCGGCTTCGTCGAGCGCGCCCGCGGCTACGCCACCGTCGTCGCCGGCGGCGAAGCACCGGGGGGTGACCTCAAGGACGGCGCGTACTATCGTCCGACTCTGATCATCGGCGCCGCGCAGGACAGCGAGGTCGTGCAGTCGGAGATCTTCGGACCGGTCCTGGTGGCCCTGCCCTTCGACAGCGACGACGAGGGCATCCGGCTCGCCAACGACACCCCGTACGGCCTCGCCGCCTCCGCCTGGAGCCGTGACGTCTACCGGGCGAACCGCGCCACGCGGGAGCTCCGGGCGGGCTGCGTCTGGGTCAACGACCACATCCCGATCATCAGCGAGATGCCGCACGGCGGCACCAAGGCATCGGGATACGGAAAGGACATGTCGGTGTACTCCTTCGAGGAGTACACGCAGGTCAAGCACGTGATGTTCGACAACACGGCGGTCGCCGCGAAGGACTGGCACCGCACGATCTTCGGGGACCGATAG
- a CDS encoding NADAR family protein — MNKIEELTQQVNDGERVKWLHFWGHRPHPDGRLSASCLSQWWPAPFVVDGVRYATAEHWMMASKARLFGDAGAERAALAAGTPAEAKKAGRLVRGFDETVWARERLGIVVEGSVHKFSSDEALRAYLLGTGTRVLVEASPVDRVWGIGLAADAPGAHDPARWRGLNLLGFALMEARDRLRSG, encoded by the coding sequence ATGAACAAGATCGAGGAGCTGACGCAGCAGGTCAACGACGGTGAGCGCGTCAAATGGCTGCATTTCTGGGGCCACCGCCCGCACCCCGACGGGCGGCTCTCGGCGAGTTGCCTGAGCCAGTGGTGGCCCGCACCCTTCGTGGTCGACGGCGTGCGGTACGCGACCGCCGAGCACTGGATGATGGCGTCCAAGGCGCGCCTCTTCGGCGACGCCGGGGCCGAGCGCGCGGCGCTGGCCGCCGGCACCCCGGCGGAGGCGAAGAAGGCCGGCCGGCTGGTGCGGGGCTTCGACGAGACGGTGTGGGCGCGGGAGCGCCTCGGCATCGTCGTCGAGGGCAGCGTCCACAAGTTCTCCTCGGACGAGGCCCTGCGGGCGTACCTCCTCGGCACGGGCACCCGCGTTCTCGTGGAGGCGAGCCCGGTGGACCGGGTCTGGGGCATCGGCCTGGCGGCCGACGCCCCCGGCGCTCACGACCCGGCCCGCTGGCGCGGCCTGAACCTCCTGGGCTTCGCCCTGATGGAGGCCCGGGACCGGCTGCGGAGCGGCTGA
- a CDS encoding DUF4190 domain-containing protein yields MSDNREQPRGGYDPADPWAPPNRDGVELSKPVSPSTPPVHDQMTVTSMPAVNDVPPPPVAPGGPAATPGYGYPAATPPAGAYGYPSAASTPAAAPVPPAGAGYSAYPSYGAGYGSQPPGWQQPANGMGIASMVLGIIAVAGFCMYGLGVVLGILALIFGIIGMKKAGRGEATNRGMALAGVILGSIGIVVSGVFLGFVIWAIAEGGSASSDGDPYNSLVVESTR; encoded by the coding sequence ATGTCTGACAATCGAGAACAGCCGCGGGGCGGGTACGACCCGGCGGACCCGTGGGCTCCGCCGAACCGCGACGGCGTGGAGCTGAGCAAGCCCGTGTCGCCGTCGACCCCGCCGGTGCACGACCAGATGACGGTCACGTCCATGCCGGCGGTGAACGACGTCCCGCCGCCACCGGTCGCCCCCGGCGGCCCCGCGGCCACGCCCGGCTACGGCTACCCGGCGGCCACCCCGCCTGCCGGCGCCTACGGGTACCCGTCCGCCGCGAGCACGCCGGCCGCCGCGCCGGTCCCGCCGGCCGGGGCGGGGTACTCCGCGTACCCCTCCTACGGCGCGGGCTACGGCAGCCAGCCGCCCGGCTGGCAGCAGCCGGCCAACGGCATGGGCATCGCCTCGATGGTGCTCGGCATCATCGCGGTCGCCGGCTTCTGCATGTACGGCCTCGGCGTCGTCCTCGGCATCCTGGCGCTGATCTTCGGCATCATCGGCATGAAGAAGGCCGGCCGGGGCGAGGCGACCAACCGGGGCATGGCGCTCGCGGGCGTCATCCTCGGCTCCATCGGCATCGTGGTGAGCGGCGTCTTCCTGGGCTTCGTCATCTGGGCGATCGCCGAGGGCGGCTCGGCCTCCTCGGACGGGGACCCGTACAACAGCCTGGTGGTCGAGAGCACCCGCTAG
- a CDS encoding adenosine deaminase, translating to MTDLHPFIAGLPKAELHVHHVGSASPRIVAELAARHPDSKVPTDPEALADYFTFTDFAHFIDVYLSVVDLVRTPEDVRLLTFEVARDMARQNIRYAELTITPYSSTRRGIDERAFMAAIEDARKAAEAEFGTILRWCFDIPGEAGLVSAEETARLATTDGIRPEGLVSFGLGGPEIGVPRPQFKPYFDLARAAGLHSVPHAGETTGPETVWDAINDLGAERIGHGTSSVQDPALLAHLAEHRIALEVCPTSNIATRAVATLDEHPIRQMVDAGVLVTVNSDDPPMFGTDLNNEYAVAARLLGLDERGVAALAKNAVEASFLDAAGKARIAAEIDTYTDGWLAR from the coding sequence ATGACCGACCTCCATCCCTTCATCGCCGGACTCCCCAAGGCCGAGCTGCACGTCCACCACGTCGGATCCGCCTCGCCCCGGATCGTCGCCGAGCTCGCCGCCCGCCACCCGGACTCCAAGGTCCCCACGGACCCCGAAGCCCTCGCCGACTACTTCACGTTCACGGACTTCGCGCACTTCATCGACGTCTACCTGTCCGTCGTCGACCTCGTCCGCACCCCCGAGGACGTCCGGCTGCTGACCTTCGAGGTCGCCCGGGACATGGCCCGGCAGAACATCCGCTACGCCGAGCTCACCATCACCCCGTACTCCTCCACCCGCCGCGGGATCGACGAGCGCGCCTTCATGGCCGCGATCGAGGACGCCCGCAAGGCGGCCGAGGCCGAGTTCGGCACGATCCTGCGCTGGTGCTTCGACATCCCCGGCGAGGCCGGCCTCGTCTCCGCCGAGGAGACCGCACGGCTCGCCACGACCGACGGGATCCGCCCCGAGGGTCTGGTCTCCTTCGGCCTCGGCGGCCCCGAGATCGGGGTCCCGCGCCCGCAGTTCAAGCCGTACTTCGACCTGGCGCGCGCCGCCGGTCTGCACTCCGTCCCGCACGCGGGCGAGACGACCGGCCCGGAGACGGTCTGGGACGCGATCAACGACCTGGGCGCCGAGCGCATCGGCCACGGCACCAGCTCGGTCCAGGACCCGGCGCTCCTCGCCCACCTGGCCGAGCACCGCATCGCCCTGGAGGTCTGCCCGACCTCCAACATCGCCACGCGGGCCGTCGCCACGCTCGACGAGCATCCGATCCGGCAGATGGTGGACGCCGGCGTCCTCGTCACGGTCAACAGCGACGACCCGCCGATGTTCGGCACGGACCTCAACAACGAGTACGCGGTCGCCGCCCGGCTCCTCGGCCTCGACGAACGCGGGGTCGCCGCCCTCGCGAAGAACGCGGTGGAGGCCTCCTTCCTCGACGCGGCCGGCAAGGCCAGGATCGCCGCCGAGATCGACACGTACACGGACGGCTGGCTCGCTCGCTGA
- a CDS encoding glycerophosphodiester phosphodiesterase, which translates to MRPVTAVGHRGDPYRVRENTLPSISSAIERGADAVEVDVRLTKDGVPVLLHDDTLKRLWGHDRPLSGLSYEQLRELTYDGVPTLREALLTAGEHRLMLDLPGGNEDSVRRIVGTVRECGAGERVYYCAGAVAMLQVRAADPAAEIALTWTTLAPPRPVLLDAVRPRWLNYRFGLVSRELTERVHRDGLLVSAWTADTTRTMRKLIFNGVDAVTTNRVDALAAALRKARA; encoded by the coding sequence ATGCGCCCTGTCACTGCCGTTGGTCACCGCGGCGACCCGTACCGCGTCCGAGAGAACACGCTCCCCTCGATCTCCTCGGCGATCGAGCGGGGGGCGGACGCGGTCGAGGTCGACGTCCGGCTCACGAAGGACGGCGTGCCCGTCCTCCTCCACGACGACACGCTCAAGCGGCTCTGGGGCCACGACCGTCCCCTGTCCGGCCTCTCGTACGAGCAGCTGCGCGAGCTGACGTACGACGGTGTGCCGACCCTGCGCGAGGCACTCCTCACCGCGGGGGAGCACCGGCTGATGCTGGACCTGCCCGGCGGGAACGAGGACTCGGTCCGCAGGATCGTCGGCACGGTCCGGGAGTGCGGCGCCGGGGAGCGCGTGTACTACTGCGCCGGGGCCGTCGCCATGCTCCAGGTGCGGGCCGCCGACCCGGCCGCCGAGATCGCCCTGACGTGGACCACGCTCGCCCCGCCCCGGCCGGTGCTGCTCGACGCGGTGCGGCCGAGATGGCTCAACTACCGCTTCGGACTGGTGAGTCGGGAGCTCACCGAGCGGGTGCACCGGGACGGACTGCTCGTTTCGGCCTGGACCGCGGACACCACCCGGACCATGCGTAAGCTGATCTTCAACGGGGTCGACGCGGTCACCACGAACCGGGTCGACGCACTGGCCGCCGCCCTGCGAAAGGCTCGCGCATGA
- a CDS encoding SAM-dependent methyltransferase, with protein sequence MNDRIRTDIAHNARVWNYWLGGKDNYPVDRAVGDQVTAFYPSIGEVARADRAFLGRAVTHLAADAGVRQFLDIGTGLPTADNTHEVAQRVSADSRIVYVDNDPIVLTHARALLTSAPEGVTEYVDADARDPETILAAAGTTLDFSRPVAVLMLGILNFVLDTGEARAIVKTLMDALPSGSYLVLTHPTLEPELGGEGNKAAMAFWNENATPPITARSRADFTSFLDGLDVLDPGVVSCARWRSEQAAVVAQFGAVGRKP encoded by the coding sequence ATGAACGACCGGATCCGCACCGACATCGCCCACAACGCCCGGGTGTGGAACTACTGGCTGGGCGGCAAGGACAACTACCCGGTGGACCGCGCCGTCGGCGACCAGGTCACCGCCTTCTACCCGAGCATCGGCGAAGTGGCCCGCGCCGACCGGGCGTTCCTCGGCCGGGCGGTGACCCATCTGGCCGCCGACGCGGGCGTGCGCCAGTTCCTGGACATCGGTACGGGCCTGCCGACCGCCGACAACACCCACGAGGTGGCGCAGCGGGTGTCCGCCGATTCCCGGATCGTCTACGTCGACAACGACCCGATCGTCCTCACCCACGCCCGCGCGCTCCTGACGAGCGCGCCGGAGGGGGTCACCGAGTACGTGGACGCGGACGCGCGGGATCCGGAGACGATCCTGGCGGCCGCCGGCACGACGCTCGACTTCTCCCGTCCGGTCGCGGTGCTGATGCTGGGCATCCTCAACTTCGTCCTGGACACCGGCGAGGCCCGGGCGATCGTGAAGACCCTGATGGACGCCCTCCCCTCGGGCAGCTACCTGGTCCTGACCCATCCGACGCTGGAGCCGGAGCTCGGCGGCGAGGGCAACAAGGCCGCGATGGCGTTCTGGAACGAGAACGCGACCCCGCCGATCACCGCCCGCAGCCGGGCCGATTTCACCTCCTTCCTCGACGGGCTCGACGTGCTGGATCCGGGCGTCGTGTCCTGCGCGCGCTGGCGCTCCGAACAGGCTGCCGTGGTCGCGCAGTTCGGCGCGGTGGGCCGCAAGCCGTAA